One genomic window of Thalassolituus hydrocarboniclasticus includes the following:
- a CDS encoding cell division protein ZipA C-terminal FtsZ-binding domain-containing protein, whose amino-acid sequence MEWSWRTVLILIGLLVMVAILIDGFRRMRRARAEALRLDVSHDFRFPDDGHNPELPGGARVVHKAPAETAKSSVDDESDALLGFRRAQQRAAEQERPRQPAQEPVFTELEGNFSTEEEPVIPWEDELGPSRVVKSAVVTRPVVKSAEPESDAEAATAEVTAPALQPEPAVQPVSVSQEVDAITHPEPQPEPLLHSEEIQAEAAQARAGHRVEDLEIPPSPLIPKARPVNLDEQFPVLLDVEELGDDDIKPQIEDDSADVASAASEPAANNPQPDEAEVSADPVVAEASDMQEDNLPELEDPEHIVDPHLEQEVEKLPSELPLQPVNFAGANAESLASRGIPELVLEIHAIARDPAGFSGKDVLFLFNSCDLRFGEKDIFHRFEQADGEGCIQFSVAQSYEPGIFVPAAMAQQHFRGLSFFMSLPGAKKPLEAYEAMSEMALVVARKLRADVYDGARSALTPQTMEHDRQQIMDFERRQRLTLKKQAK is encoded by the coding sequence ATGGAATGGAGTTGGCGAACCGTCCTGATCCTGATCGGATTATTAGTGATGGTAGCAATATTAATTGATGGTTTCCGCCGTATGCGCCGTGCGCGTGCGGAAGCTCTGCGTCTGGATGTCAGCCATGACTTCCGCTTTCCGGACGACGGTCACAACCCGGAATTGCCTGGTGGCGCACGGGTGGTTCATAAAGCCCCGGCTGAGACAGCAAAATCTTCAGTGGACGATGAAAGCGATGCCTTGCTTGGCTTCCGTCGTGCACAGCAGCGTGCCGCAGAGCAGGAACGCCCGCGCCAGCCGGCACAGGAGCCGGTATTTACCGAGCTTGAAGGCAATTTTTCGACCGAAGAAGAGCCGGTGATTCCCTGGGAAGACGAATTAGGGCCATCACGGGTGGTTAAATCTGCAGTGGTTACCAGGCCCGTGGTCAAAAGCGCTGAGCCTGAATCCGATGCAGAAGCGGCGACTGCAGAAGTCACTGCGCCTGCGCTACAGCCCGAGCCTGCCGTACAGCCAGTCAGTGTCAGTCAGGAGGTGGACGCCATCACCCACCCTGAGCCTCAACCCGAGCCTTTACTGCACAGCGAAGAAATTCAGGCTGAAGCGGCACAGGCCCGTGCCGGGCACCGGGTTGAAGACCTGGAAATACCGCCATCACCGCTGATTCCCAAAGCCCGTCCGGTCAATCTGGATGAGCAGTTTCCGGTGCTGCTGGATGTCGAAGAGCTGGGTGATGACGATATCAAACCGCAGATCGAAGATGACAGTGCGGATGTAGCATCTGCGGCAAGTGAGCCTGCAGCTAATAACCCGCAGCCCGATGAAGCGGAAGTGAGCGCTGATCCGGTGGTTGCTGAAGCCTCTGACATGCAGGAAGACAATCTGCCGGAGCTTGAAGATCCTGAGCATATTGTCGATCCGCATCTTGAACAGGAAGTCGAAAAACTGCCATCGGAGCTGCCGCTGCAGCCGGTCAATTTTGCCGGTGCCAATGCCGAATCCCTGGCCAGCCGTGGTATTCCGGAGCTGGTGCTGGAAATTCATGCTATTGCCCGTGATCCGGCCGGATTTTCCGGTAAAGATGTTCTGTTTCTGTTTAACAGTTGCGATCTGCGTTTTGGCGAAAAAGATATTTTCCACCGCTTTGAGCAGGCTGACGGCGAAGGCTGTATTCAGTTCTCGGTGGCACAAAGTTATGAGCCCGGCATTTTTGTTCCGGCGGCGATGGCGCAGCAGCATTTCCGTGGCCTGAGTTTCTTTATGAGTCTGCCGGGGGCGAAAAAACCGCTGGAAGCTTATGAAGCCATGTCAGAAATGGCTTTGGTCGTAGCGCGCAAATTACGTGCCGATGTGTACGACGGTGCCCGCAGTGCGTTAACACCGCAAACCATGGAACATGACCGCCAGCAGATTATGGATTTTGAACGGCGCCAGCGTCTGACCCTGAAAAAACAAGCTAAGTAA
- the ligA gene encoding NAD-dependent DNA ligase LigA — MNTQNDLFAEEPTGSSFSSDSAIPAGAAEQRIEQLRNEINLHNHRYYVLDEPSIPDAEYDRLLRELQQLEAEHPQLISADSPTQRVGATPLSQFVSVTHERPMLSLDNAMNAEEFSAFYQRLQERLKTTDDIALACEPKLDGLAVSILYEQGVLVRAATRGDGQTGEDITQNVRTIKNVPLRLQGDDFPARLEVRGEVYMPKAGFEAYNDNARANDEKVFANPRNAAAGSLRQLDPTITAKRPLEFCAYSIGVVSDDAVLPATHSAILQRIKRWGIRINEEMRVVNGVAEAQAFFEQLGEKRHRLAYEIDGTVFKVDDLALQEQLGFVARAPRWAIAYKFPAVEEMTELLGVDFQVGRTGAVTPVARLKPVHVAGVTVSNATLHNMDEIARLGVKIGDTVIIRRAGDVIPQIVSVVAEKRPADARDIQIPANCPVCDSLVEKVEGEAVARCTGGLVCSAQRKEAIKHFASRKALDIEGLGDKLIDQLVDAGLIDSVDDLFHLTLEQLAGLERMAEKSAQNILDALNTAKQTTLGRFLYALGIREVGTVTANNLASHFGFLQRIMDADAEALLEVADVGTVVAAHVHNFFAEEHNRTVIEQLQRAGVHWQEKEPQQSADLPLSGKTAVITGTLAQSGMSRDDAKALLEQLGVKVAGSVSAKTDFLVAGEKAGSKLTKAQALNVEVLDENAFLALLNEHGIQP, encoded by the coding sequence ATGAATACACAAAATGATCTTTTTGCAGAGGAGCCAACGGGCTCCTCTTTTTCTTCTGACAGTGCTATTCCGGCCGGCGCTGCTGAACAGCGGATTGAGCAGCTGCGCAACGAAATTAATCTGCACAATCACCGCTACTATGTGCTGGATGAACCCAGTATTCCGGATGCTGAGTACGACCGCTTATTACGTGAATTACAGCAGCTGGAAGCTGAGCATCCACAATTAATCAGCGCAGATTCCCCGACCCAGCGTGTCGGAGCAACACCGCTCAGCCAATTTGTCAGCGTAACCCATGAGCGGCCAATGTTGTCGCTGGATAATGCGATGAACGCGGAAGAGTTTTCGGCTTTCTACCAACGTCTGCAGGAACGGTTAAAAACCACAGACGATATCGCACTGGCCTGTGAACCAAAACTGGATGGTCTGGCCGTCAGCATTCTGTACGAGCAGGGCGTGCTGGTGCGTGCTGCTACCCGTGGTGATGGCCAGACCGGCGAAGACATTACGCAGAATGTGCGCACTATTAAAAATGTTCCTCTGCGCTTACAGGGCGATGATTTTCCTGCACGCCTGGAAGTGCGTGGTGAAGTCTATATGCCGAAGGCGGGCTTTGAAGCCTATAACGATAACGCCCGCGCTAACGATGAAAAAGTCTTTGCTAACCCGCGTAATGCCGCCGCCGGTTCTCTGCGTCAGCTCGACCCGACTATTACGGCGAAACGTCCGCTGGAATTCTGTGCCTACAGCATTGGTGTGGTCAGTGATGACGCGGTTTTACCGGCAACGCACAGCGCTATTCTGCAAAGAATAAAACGCTGGGGTATCCGCATTAATGAAGAGATGCGGGTCGTGAATGGCGTGGCTGAAGCCCAGGCTTTTTTTGAGCAACTGGGAGAAAAACGTCATCGTCTGGCGTATGAAATTGATGGCACGGTGTTTAAGGTCGATGACCTGGCGCTGCAGGAACAGCTGGGATTTGTTGCCCGTGCACCGCGCTGGGCCATTGCCTATAAATTCCCGGCGGTAGAAGAAATGACCGAGCTGCTGGGTGTCGATTTTCAGGTTGGCCGAACCGGTGCCGTAACACCGGTGGCGCGGTTAAAACCGGTACATGTTGCCGGTGTCACCGTTTCCAATGCCACGCTGCATAATATGGATGAAATTGCCCGTCTGGGCGTAAAAATTGGCGATACCGTGATTATCCGCCGCGCCGGTGATGTGATTCCGCAAATTGTCTCTGTGGTTGCTGAAAAGCGTCCGGCCGATGCCCGTGACATTCAGATTCCGGCGAATTGCCCTGTGTGTGATTCGCTGGTCGAAAAAGTCGAAGGTGAGGCCGTTGCCCGTTGTACCGGCGGGCTGGTGTGTTCCGCGCAGCGCAAAGAAGCGATTAAACATTTTGCTTCGCGTAAGGCTCTGGATATTGAAGGTCTGGGCGATAAATTAATTGATCAGCTGGTGGATGCCGGATTAATTGACTCCGTGGATGATTTATTTCATTTAACCCTGGAGCAGCTGGCAGGCCTTGAGCGTATGGCGGAAAAGTCGGCACAGAATATTCTGGACGCGCTGAATACGGCGAAGCAAACCACGCTGGGACGTTTTTTATACGCACTGGGTATCCGCGAAGTGGGCACCGTCACGGCTAATAATCTGGCCTCACATTTTGGTTTTCTGCAGCGCATTATGGATGCCGATGCAGAGGCTTTGCTGGAGGTTGCTGATGTCGGTACCGTGGTTGCTGCCCATGTGCATAATTTCTTTGCCGAAGAGCATAACCGCACGGTCATTGAACAGCTGCAGCGTGCCGGTGTGCACTGGCAAGAAAAAGAGCCGCAACAGAGTGCCGATTTACCATTAAGCGGTAAAACCGCCGTTATTACCGGCACTCTGGCCCAGAGTGGTATGAGCCGTGATGATGCCAAAGCCTTACTGGAACAGCTGGGTGTGAAAGTGGCCGGCAGTGTGTCGGCGAAAACCGATTTTCTGGTGGCCGGTGAAAAAGCAGGCTCAAAACTCACTAAAGCGCAGGCGCTGAATGTTGAGGTGCTGGATGAAAATGCATTTCTGGCGCTGCTGAATGAACACGGTATACAGCCCTGA
- a CDS encoding transglycosylase SLT domain-containing protein, whose amino-acid sequence MTRKGIRFSLLAVLLVLAGCSTPQPKNINNVCEIYDEYYDWYNASKAVKKKYGIPESVTMAFIHQESKFIDDNRPPRKWYLWIIPGPRPSTAYGYAQALDATWEEYMRLTNNWGADRDDFEDAVDFIGWYNTRTIKRTGIRPHDAYSLYLAYHDGAGGYLRGTYKKKPWLMQVARKVERRAKQYQQQLVRCQEDLDSNWFWRTLFGQETINRRPVIHLGQSAQGRPERG is encoded by the coding sequence ATGACCCGTAAAGGTATCCGCTTTTCACTTCTGGCTGTATTGCTGGTACTGGCAGGTTGCTCCACCCCGCAGCCGAAAAATATTAATAACGTCTGCGAAATCTATGACGAATATTACGACTGGTATAACGCCTCTAAAGCGGTGAAGAAAAAGTATGGGATTCCGGAGTCGGTGACCATGGCGTTTATTCATCAGGAATCGAAGTTTATCGACGATAACCGTCCGCCGCGTAAGTGGTATCTGTGGATCATTCCCGGCCCGCGGCCGTCGACGGCCTATGGCTATGCTCAGGCGCTGGACGCAACCTGGGAAGAGTATATGCGCCTCACCAATAACTGGGGCGCAGACCGCGATGATTTTGAAGATGCGGTCGATTTTATCGGCTGGTACAACACCCGTACCATTAAACGCACCGGCATTCGCCCGCATGATGCTTACAGCCTGTACCTGGCCTATCACGACGGGGCCGGCGGTTATCTGCGTGGTACCTATAAGAAAAAGCCCTGGCTGATGCAGGTGGCAAGAAAGGTTGAACGCCGGGCCAAACAGTATCAGCAGCAGCTGGTGCGCTGTCAGGAAGACCTCGACAGTAACTGGTTCTGGCGCACGCTGTTTGGACAGGAAACCATCAATCGTCGCCCGGTTATTCATTTAGGACAATCAGCTCAGGGCAGACCTGAGCGTGGCTGA
- a CDS encoding PAS domain S-box protein, with the protein MEVLPWLLLAVVIIIAIVLQQRRFRVLPTDTLFELSPDPVLLVDSRGIIRMANRAAHHLLSYGPGLMVGQPVDILVPEDIRSQHQHLIALFFSSIGERRMNNRIWINDAQGQKINAEIHLALVDYDGEQMAIATILDTSTLWISERKLREQYKAYDELFEHSAVGICCVSLGGRFLRVNRRLCDLLGYSSEELLERCFQDITHPDDLELDVSKVNELLSSSHCSYSIEKRYRHEDGRYFWANLTVTLIRDEQNFPDYFISVIEDISDRKQSELLLQQSEVKFRTIAETIQSVVWMSTPGIEQMLFVNPAYERVWGRSCASLYDDAHSFLQGIYEDDRARVRAEIERHRQGRWEIEYRVEHPERGLRYIFDTGTGVLNSSGQLEYLIGLATDISDQVKAKADMAHALEQAHQATERLNLLIRTDPLTGCLNRQALYEELEHQLELYRRYQTPCSLLFIDLNDFKQINDTFGHIAGDEALQALAEHIRQHIRATDILARYAGDEFVVVLPQSNVREASLALRNLRNNVLRHQTPTGEFPVHFSIGLAYVGYPDVADASSWIEVADQAMYLDKSAHAGANKLPASSGAGPDQFPGE; encoded by the coding sequence ATGGAAGTACTTCCATGGCTGTTGTTGGCCGTTGTTATCATTATCGCCATTGTGTTGCAGCAACGGCGTTTTCGCGTTTTACCTACCGACACCCTGTTTGAGCTGAGCCCGGACCCGGTGCTTCTGGTTGATTCCAGAGGCATCATCCGCATGGCCAACCGGGCTGCGCATCATCTGCTGAGCTACGGCCCCGGACTGATGGTCGGGCAGCCGGTGGATATTCTGGTACCTGAGGATATCCGCAGCCAGCACCAGCATCTGATTGCTTTGTTTTTCTCCTCCATCGGCGAACGGCGGATGAATAACCGCATCTGGATCAACGATGCTCAGGGGCAGAAAATCAATGCTGAGATTCATCTGGCACTGGTCGATTACGACGGCGAGCAGATGGCGATCGCCACCATTCTGGATACCAGCACGCTGTGGATTTCTGAGCGTAAGCTGCGCGAACAGTACAAGGCTTACGATGAGTTGTTTGAGCATTCGGCCGTAGGAATCTGTTGCGTCAGCCTTGGTGGACGCTTTCTTCGGGTAAACCGCCGCCTGTGCGACCTGCTGGGCTACAGCAGTGAAGAGCTGCTGGAACGTTGCTTTCAGGATATTACCCACCCCGATGACCTTGAACTGGATGTCAGCAAAGTGAATGAGCTGCTGAGCAGCAGTCATTGTTCTTACAGCATTGAAAAACGCTACCGCCATGAAGATGGCCGCTATTTCTGGGCGAACCTTACGGTGACCCTGATCCGTGATGAGCAGAATTTCCCCGATTATTTTATTTCCGTGATTGAAGACATCAGTGACCGCAAGCAGTCTGAGTTATTGCTGCAGCAGTCCGAGGTTAAATTCCGCACCATTGCCGAAACCATTCAGTCGGTGGTGTGGATGTCGACGCCGGGAATAGAGCAGATGCTGTTTGTTAACCCGGCTTATGAGCGGGTTTGGGGGCGCAGTTGTGCCAGCCTGTACGATGATGCGCACAGCTTTCTGCAAGGGATTTACGAAGATGACCGGGCGCGGGTGCGTGCTGAAATAGAACGCCACCGGCAAGGGCGCTGGGAAATCGAATATCGGGTAGAGCATCCGGAGCGGGGCCTGCGTTATATCTTCGACACCGGGACAGGGGTGCTGAACAGCAGTGGTCAGCTGGAGTACCTGATTGGTCTGGCAACGGACATCAGCGATCAGGTGAAAGCCAAAGCGGATATGGCTCATGCCCTGGAGCAGGCGCATCAGGCGACCGAACGGCTTAATCTGTTAATCCGTACCGACCCGCTGACCGGTTGTCTGAACCGTCAGGCTCTGTATGAAGAGCTGGAACATCAGCTGGAGCTGTATCGCCGCTATCAGACACCGTGCTCGCTGCTGTTTATCGACCTGAACGACTTTAAACAGATTAACGATACCTTCGGCCATATTGCCGGTGACGAGGCCTTACAGGCGCTGGCGGAGCATATCCGTCAGCATATCCGCGCCACGGATATTCTGGCGCGCTATGCCGGTGATGAGTTTGTGGTGGTATTGCCACAGAGTAATGTGCGGGAAGCGTCGCTGGCATTGCGGAACCTGCGTAATAACGTGTTGCGCCATCAGACCCCGACCGGCGAGTTTCCGGTGCACTTCAGTATTGGTCTGGCTTATGTCGGTTACCCTGATGTTGCCGATGCCAGCAGCTGGATTGAAGTGGCCGATCAGGCGATGTATCTGGATAAGTCAGCCCATGCCGGGGCGAATAAGTTGCCTGCCTCTTCTGGTGCCGGGCCGGATCAGTTTCCGGGCGAATAG
- a CDS encoding BatD family protein: MVMRDLLFNRIHWLQGLLLALLLAATQVQAATFSASVDRKEVAERDTFTLMLRYSEQVGFGSPDLTPLQNDFQVLNQQRSNQFRSINGKTESFTEWTLTLTPRRNGKLTIPPIRFENQQTQPITINVRELSDDVKAQIAKEFFFDTEISQQDNYYVQGQILYTEKLYYSVSHEDATLSEFKVTDALVQPLGDVRQYTTVVDGQRLGVYERRFAIFPEESGELVIPGQRFSARISNPYDRWSRGRQGSAVSKPITLQVKPIPQDYPQAPWIPAENLSISETFSTPPQQWVAGEPVTRTLIMTAKGLPGSQLPAIALPVVDNLRYYPDQTQQNEQSSDDGLSGTSEQSIALVPGSSGRILLPEIRIPWWNTRSATLEYAVLPAHSIQIKPAKGTAASSQTAEPVKNNSADSAADATAQPAAGETSSTAELLVWQLAVAVLVLSNGLFLLLWWHVRRTTPARPAASESAQQDHPQKTLKQHWQALNKACQQGDAAAIRSHLLDWANAGGLNLRNVNNQQPLVSLSQLGERLPEPRLQAALAELDARLYSPQQNSAYNGQNLLALLKELQRQSGKTETQRAVLYPH, translated from the coding sequence ATGGTGATGCGTGACCTGCTGTTTAACCGCATTCACTGGCTGCAGGGGTTGCTGCTGGCGTTGCTGCTGGCCGCCACTCAGGTGCAGGCTGCTACCTTCAGCGCCAGCGTTGACCGCAAAGAAGTCGCCGAACGCGATACCTTTACACTGATGCTGCGCTACAGCGAACAGGTGGGATTTGGCTCACCGGATTTAACTCCGCTGCAGAACGATTTTCAGGTGCTGAACCAGCAGCGCTCCAACCAGTTCCGCTCCATCAACGGTAAGACCGAGTCCTTTACCGAGTGGACCCTGACGCTGACACCCAGACGCAACGGCAAACTGACCATTCCCCCGATCCGTTTTGAAAATCAGCAGACACAACCCATTACCATCAACGTGCGCGAGCTGTCAGACGACGTAAAGGCGCAGATCGCCAAAGAATTTTTCTTCGATACCGAGATCAGCCAGCAGGATAACTATTACGTTCAGGGGCAGATTCTTTACACCGAAAAGCTGTATTACAGCGTCAGCCACGAAGACGCCACCCTGTCAGAATTTAAAGTGACCGATGCTCTGGTACAGCCGCTGGGGGATGTGCGCCAGTACACCACCGTTGTTGATGGCCAGCGTCTGGGCGTGTACGAACGGCGCTTTGCGATTTTCCCCGAAGAAAGCGGCGAGCTGGTGATTCCCGGCCAGCGCTTCAGCGCCCGTATCAGCAATCCTTACGACCGCTGGAGCCGTGGCCGTCAGGGCTCTGCGGTCAGCAAGCCGATTACCCTGCAGGTGAAACCCATTCCGCAGGATTATCCGCAGGCGCCGTGGATTCCGGCTGAAAACCTGAGCATCAGCGAAACCTTCAGCACGCCACCCCAGCAATGGGTGGCCGGCGAGCCGGTTACCCGCACCCTGATCATGACCGCCAAAGGTTTACCCGGCAGTCAGCTGCCGGCCATTGCTCTGCCGGTGGTTGATAATCTGCGCTACTACCCGGATCAGACCCAGCAAAATGAACAAAGCAGCGACGATGGCCTGAGCGGTACCTCGGAACAATCCATCGCTCTGGTACCGGGCAGCAGCGGCCGTATTCTGCTGCCGGAAATCCGCATCCCCTGGTGGAACACCAGAAGCGCTACTCTGGAATACGCCGTATTACCGGCCCACAGTATTCAGATTAAGCCCGCCAAAGGGACTGCGGCATCATCACAAACAGCCGAGCCGGTTAAAAACAACAGCGCGGACAGTGCCGCAGATGCGACGGCGCAGCCTGCCGCTGGCGAAACCAGCAGCACCGCTGAGCTGCTCGTCTGGCAACTGGCTGTGGCCGTTCTGGTGCTGAGTAATGGGCTGTTTTTACTGCTGTGGTGGCATGTACGACGCACGACACCAGCCCGTCCGGCCGCGTCTGAAAGTGCGCAACAGGATCATCCGCAAAAGACGCTGAAGCAGCACTGGCAGGCATTGAATAAGGCCTGCCAACAGGGAGACGCCGCAGCCATCCGCAGCCACCTGCTGGACTGGGCTAATGCCGGTGGCTTAAACCTCCGGAACGTGAATAACCAGCAACCACTGGTCAGCCTCAGCCAGCTTGGAGAACGGTTGCCCGAGCCCAGATTGCAGGCGGCGCTGGCGGAACTTGATGCCCGGCTCTATTCGCCACAGCAGAATTCCGCCTATAACGGCCAGAATCTGCTGGCGTTGTTAAAAGAGCTGCAACGTCAGAGTGGCAAAACAGAGACCCAACGCGCCGTGCTTTATCCACACTGA